GCGGGACTTCCGAAATGGGAGGGAGTTCCTCATTTGGGGACATGCGACAGGCGAGTGGCGATGTTAGGGGCCCCCCAAAATCGtaagtatatgtatgtaaatttattaataaaaactCCCGAAAAAACGGATGCACATTGGCCCCTAATATGTGAGGGTGGGGGGTtgtgctgctgcagttgttgccTGTCCGTAATTTATAGACCCGCTGCCGAATGACATGCTAACTAATAGTATCATCATAATttatacatacaaatacatTGCATTTGTTATTTATGCCCTTGCGCCACCCCTCGCAACTAAAGCCACCCCCATCCCTTCCGTGATTTCCATACACAGATCCCCGATGACAGAGGTCACAGCACCCAAAAAGGGCAGAAGGTCATCCGGCGTTAATGGCACCGTTTGACCCTCGTCCGTATTTGAATATCGATTACAATTAAACGGTCACAACTGTAGATAACGAACACGTGATCGCAGATTGATAAATGtgccaaatatttattatgtgATCAAATTATTATTCTTAAACGGGAAATTTCGAGTTATTTTCTTTGTGTTTATACATTTTATGGAGAGCCTATACTTTATTTTCAAGTGCCAAATGAGATCCGTAAAGTTAGTTAGGAAATAAAACTAGGGGGCTCTTCTAGAACCAACTACCTCGGTGGGATTGCGAAGGATTCGGATCGTTGAGACCTGCAAAAACGATTTTAATGCGATTCTTCATTAGGTAGGTACAACGCCTTACCGTTCGAGGAGTAGCCTCCAGCTAACCTTTGACCTCCACGCATGGAACCAACTCGCATTCCAGCGCCAAGGCCATTGCTCATGCCCATGCCGTGACCCATGCCTGAATCCATTCCGGAACCCATGCCTCCATCGAATCCCATTGACTCGGGCATGGCATGGCCCATTCTGTTACCCATTCTGTTACCCATTTCTTGACCAGGCTCTGGACCCATGCCCTGGACCGAAGCCGGGCTAATATAATCCAAAACACTTTTAGATCAGCCTTAAGATCCATAGAACAACTTACCCAACTTGAGAATGACCGTAACTGGGCTTAAAATTCGTGTACATGTTCATCATATTCTGGTTGTAGGAGGCAAATGGATCACCTGGAGATGGGTTATTCTGGTGGGATCCCATTCCACTGGATCCATGCATATAGTTGTGGGTGTTAGCTTGACTTGAGTGCAGCCACTGACGACCACCGCCTCCAGGAGGAGTACTACCCCTACCCATCTGAAACCATTCCATGGTTTAGCCCCGGATACCGAAGTACGTAGGCAGACTCACCTGTGAGTAGTTGGGATTTCCAGGACCACCATGACTGTACTCCCAATTAAACTCCGGACCGTTCTCCATCgttaaaaaatttgaaaattttcaaatggTTTTAGAAAAAATTTTGTTGGCCGATCTGTTACCTTACTGAATGCCGGAC
This genomic stretch from Drosophila mauritiana strain mau12 chromosome 2L, ASM438214v1, whole genome shotgun sequence harbors:
- the LOC117143559 gene encoding keratin, type II cytoskeletal I → MENGPEFNWEYSHGGPGNPNYSQMGRGSTPPGGGGRQWLHSSQANTHNYMHGSSGMGSHQNNPSPGDPFASYNQNMMNMYTNFKPSYGHSQVGPASVQGMGPEPGQEMGNRMGNRMGHAMPESMGFDGGMGSGMDSGMGHGMGMSNGLGAGMRVGSMRGGQRLAGGYSSNGLNDPNPSQSHRGSWF